From the genome of Sphingobacterium kitahiroshimense, one region includes:
- a CDS encoding DUF5675 family protein has product MNLTLIRVKQGKESTLSELYLDGQFVGYGLEDAVRKTKIKGSTAIPAGKYRLGLNTYGEMNARYSRKFPKIHCGMIEIMDIPNFKYVYIHIGNHIGDTSGCVLVGNKMALVDGDYEIYQSKKAYVALYEKLVEMMVNGEVFIEVISKRVTQ; this is encoded by the coding sequence ATGAATTTAACATTAATCCGTGTCAAGCAAGGGAAGGAAAGTACCTTGTCTGAACTGTATCTCGATGGACAGTTTGTCGGCTATGGTCTGGAAGATGCTGTCCGTAAAACTAAAATAAAAGGGAGCACTGCTATTCCTGCTGGTAAATACCGACTTGGCCTGAATACTTACGGCGAGATGAACGCGCGCTATTCAAGAAAATTTCCGAAAATCCACTGTGGGATGATCGAGATCATGGATATCCCGAATTTTAAGTACGTCTATATTCATATCGGTAATCATATCGGGGATACGTCCGGCTGTGTGCTGGTTGGAAATAAGATGGCCTTAGTGGATGGCGATTACGAGATCTATCAATCTAAAAAGGCGTACGTAGCGCTCTATGAGAAACTGGTGGAGATGATGGTGAACGGAGAGGTGTTTATTGAAGTGATCAGTAAACGAGTAACGCAGTGA
- a CDS encoding DUF5131 family protein produces the protein MEIVNISKLIKTLNPVNGCTAGCVYCYARKINNRFKITPDFEIPEFSPHRLKQIKQTKKSQIYFMTSMSDFSDWHEEWRTIVFDYIKDFPQHIFIFLTKFPERIHFQTDLKNVWIGATITAKNEKRRIDALRSNINAVNYFITFEPLLNDLGELDLHDIKWIVIGPETGNRKGKVTVKKEWVENIIRQVDKENVSVFMKDGLASIVNLADIRQELPFNDLAENKEEELQISFDFQ, from the coding sequence ATGGAAATTGTTAATATAAGTAAGTTGATAAAAACCCTTAATCCAGTAAATGGATGTACTGCAGGGTGTGTATATTGTTATGCACGAAAAATTAACAACAGATTTAAAATTACTCCTGATTTTGAAATCCCCGAATTCAGTCCACATCGTTTAAAACAGATCAAGCAAACTAAGAAATCCCAAATCTACTTCATGACAAGTATGAGTGATTTCTCAGATTGGCACGAAGAGTGGAGAACAATTGTTTTTGATTACATCAAAGATTTTCCACAGCACATTTTTATATTTCTTACGAAATTTCCAGAACGTATTCATTTCCAGACCGACCTTAAAAATGTATGGATCGGAGCAACAATTACGGCAAAGAATGAAAAACGAAGAATTGATGCGCTGAGAAGCAATATTAATGCTGTAAATTATTTTATCACATTCGAGCCATTGCTTAATGATCTAGGAGAGCTTGACCTGCACGATATCAAATGGATTGTTATAGGTCCGGAAACAGGAAACAGAAAAGGTAAGGTTACTGTTAAAAAAGAATGGGTGGAAAATATTATTAGACAGGTGGATAAGGAGAATGTTTCAGTCTTTATGAAAGATGGTCTTGCGTCTATTGTAAATTTAGCTGACATCCGCCAGGAATTACCTTTTAATGATCTGGCTGAAAATAAAGAAGAAGAGCTGCAGATTTCATTTGATTTTCAATAG
- a CDS encoding TlpA family protein disulfide reductase: MKKLKLFLLSFFLFIMTSTLYAQAGKNIDLSKALKVGDTFIPPNEIQKMRGTGNVIDLDATENKVIILDFFDTFCGTCIQSMPKLQQLQDKLKSKLQIINIAWQDKEILDKFFANNAFLKENKVNLPVIYSDSYLKELFPHQSAPHVVFLYKGKVQAITGNKLVTEDNVLALINNGRIDLPLKDDFGKVNLLGQAKNEMQIKGMVMLSGYQNGVPFESFKNQRDSVSGLQKISFYNVSIYSAVLSSWAKIKMPNYIPRPERLILKVKNPDRYEDLSNLGDIWEVQNAISYERLDPVLRSDSAQAHIVLNDLYSFLGIRTYRTMKNIESLILKPCEIKPYLRQPGAKVMNYDNSSVLAVMTDMSGKYPPVLDMVKSNEKIILEKYSNLEELNDQLANYGIKAEIGIGEQEVLVIEEIK, translated from the coding sequence ATGAAAAAATTAAAATTATTCCTCTTATCATTCTTCTTATTTATAATGACAAGTACTTTATATGCGCAGGCAGGTAAAAATATAGATTTGAGCAAAGCCCTTAAAGTGGGAGATACATTTATCCCACCAAACGAAATACAGAAGATGCGTGGTACAGGAAATGTGATCGATTTGGATGCAACGGAAAATAAAGTTATAATTTTAGATTTCTTTGATACCTTTTGTGGCACTTGTATTCAATCGATGCCGAAACTGCAACAATTACAAGATAAATTAAAGAGTAAACTGCAGATTATTAATATTGCCTGGCAGGATAAGGAAATATTGGATAAATTTTTTGCAAATAATGCTTTTTTAAAAGAAAATAAAGTCAATCTACCAGTTATCTATAGTGATTCCTATTTAAAAGAACTCTTTCCGCATCAGAGTGCACCACATGTTGTTTTTCTGTACAAAGGAAAAGTACAGGCCATAACGGGTAATAAATTGGTGACAGAGGATAATGTTCTTGCCCTTATTAATAATGGCAGGATAGATCTTCCACTAAAGGATGATTTTGGTAAGGTGAATCTGTTGGGACAAGCTAAAAATGAAATGCAAATAAAGGGAATGGTCATGCTGTCTGGTTATCAAAATGGTGTACCATTTGAATCCTTTAAAAATCAAAGAGATAGTGTATCGGGTTTACAAAAAATATCTTTTTATAATGTCTCCATTTATAGTGCAGTTTTATCAAGTTGGGCAAAGATTAAAATGCCTAATTACATTCCAAGACCAGAACGATTGATACTGAAAGTGAAAAATCCCGATCGTTATGAAGATTTATCGAATCTGGGTGATATTTGGGAAGTGCAAAACGCGATATCATATGAACGTTTGGATCCAGTTTTAAGATCTGATTCGGCTCAAGCGCATATTGTTTTAAATGACTTATATAGTTTTCTTGGGATTCGTACTTACAGAACAATGAAAAATATTGAAAGTCTTATTTTAAAACCCTGCGAAATAAAACCATATTTAAGACAACCGGGAGCAAAGGTGATGAATTATGATAATAGTTCCGTTCTAGCAGTAATGACAGATATGAGTGGTAAATATCCTCCTGTTTTGGATATGGTCAAAAGTAATGAGAAAATAATATTGGAGAAATATAGTAATCTGGAAGAATTAAATGACCAGCTTGCTAATTATGGTATTAAAGCTGAGATTGGAATAGGGGAACAGGAAGTATTGGTTATTGAAGAGATTAAATAA
- a CDS encoding LytTR family transcriptional regulator DNA-binding domain-containing protein: MWLVLILLSVAGGLVMYLINEHESLFEILDDQYLIKNLSISIASVALFLLVSYQSSRLVSKFVPYHQSKVAHYSWYFVLQFLISGGLSLFTAIFSATVIVYANSGRWLGNTSYFSVDIYFVLLSTVFVQIVLFLIYFFVSSVQGRHRSEKLTVLLESEYIKLLQEVAVRKLEMDSPAPEKQYLQELDGIDLTDINYIYSEQKIRYIQSEVRGKTMFEGLTLSELSKVLPSDQFFLASRHLIINRSSVKSYKILSNYNIELELDPPFHLKTTLSETVTRFFKTWYMRGTDDLAD; encoded by the coding sequence ATGTGGCTCGTATTGATTCTGCTCAGTGTTGCAGGTGGTCTTGTGATGTATCTCATCAATGAGCACGAAAGCTTATTCGAAATTTTAGATGATCAATATCTGATTAAAAATCTAAGTATCAGCATTGCCTCTGTCGCACTTTTTTTGCTAGTCTCTTATCAATCCAGCAGGTTAGTATCGAAGTTTGTTCCATATCATCAGTCAAAAGTTGCGCATTATTCATGGTATTTTGTTTTACAATTCTTGATCAGTGGGGGCTTAAGTTTGTTTACTGCAATCTTCTCGGCAACGGTGATCGTGTATGCAAATAGCGGCAGATGGTTGGGCAATACCTCTTACTTTAGTGTTGACATTTATTTTGTCCTTTTGTCTACTGTATTTGTTCAGATTGTACTGTTCCTGATTTACTTTTTTGTTAGTAGCGTGCAAGGCCGGCATCGATCTGAAAAGCTTACAGTGCTCTTAGAATCGGAATATATCAAATTATTGCAAGAAGTTGCTGTCCGCAAACTCGAAATGGATAGTCCGGCTCCTGAAAAGCAATATCTACAGGAATTAGATGGCATTGATCTAACCGATATTAATTATATCTATAGTGAACAAAAGATTCGCTACATCCAAAGTGAGGTTCGGGGTAAAACCATGTTTGAAGGGTTGACGCTCTCTGAATTAAGTAAAGTGTTGCCTTCGGATCAATTTTTTTTGGCAAGCCGGCACCTTATTATTAACCGCAGTTCTGTTAAATCTTATAAAATATTGAGCAACTATAATATTGAACTGGAATTAGATCCACCGTTTCATTTGAAAACGACTTTAAGTGAAACAGTAACAAGATTTTTTAAAACCTGGTATATGCGCGGGACGGATGATTTGGCCGATTAG
- a CDS encoding DUF6266 family protein, whose translation MARFLKGIVGAYSGKVGSVVGSSWRSVDYVKSLPKFTGKKATNGQIAQRTKFALAVAFLSPIKDLLNLGYSDKLQGKATGYNKALQAVLSNGISGVYPSLEIDYSKVVISKGALSNLMGVAWAEINAGELELSWSPEINKFNAFADDSVVLLMYNRTKNFFSIMESGTRLDATLSLPLPASYSGDTLEGWIFTGHRDGVKTSLSFYLGQLVLA comes from the coding sequence ATGGCAAGATTTTTAAAAGGAATTGTAGGAGCATATTCGGGTAAAGTGGGAAGTGTAGTGGGAAGCTCATGGAGAAGCGTAGATTATGTCAAATCGCTACCTAAATTTACGGGGAAAAAAGCAACAAATGGACAAATTGCTCAGCGCACAAAGTTTGCTCTGGCCGTAGCTTTTTTATCACCGATCAAAGATCTACTCAACCTGGGTTATTCGGATAAGCTGCAGGGCAAGGCGACGGGATATAACAAAGCGCTGCAGGCAGTGCTTAGCAACGGTATCTCGGGTGTCTATCCAAGCCTGGAAATTGACTATTCGAAAGTGGTGATCTCCAAAGGTGCTCTTTCCAATTTAATGGGCGTAGCATGGGCGGAAATCAATGCTGGCGAGCTGGAGCTTTCCTGGTCTCCGGAAATTAACAAGTTCAATGCTTTCGCTGACGATTCAGTAGTGCTTCTTATGTACAATAGGACGAAGAATTTCTTCAGTATTATGGAGTCCGGAACGCGGTTGGATGCGACCTTATCGCTGCCTTTACCGGCAAGTTATTCTGGTGATACTTTGGAAGGCTGGATCTTCACGGGGCACCGTGATGGTGTCAAAACTTCATTGAGTTTTTACCTGGGTCAGCTGGTATTAGCATAA
- a CDS encoding helix-turn-helix domain-containing protein, translating to MKRTITLNLPFGAKEVMNPKVEISYIMRNTETYYWEFDGNLVAEQTFDGRYAYLHYFEFWISKATTVTFRSHAPDLHLCYPIEIGEQPLIMHDELLDIKLTLNQNRASYLYLAVADFHLELPIGHYIVRGITLDAGLFRPNIARSFEFVMPLVEAKRTGNSISMQSVDFLIGTLTKYELDAIFQNLNPKVLDNEHILIRHQIYLIKLSRLKIMMGDGSINTPLTIIKHVREILRLIIDQYGNKALIGDLAESVQVDRSRLYKLHKEYYHCSLSTYRNELLVERILREYDHFHNNLSGLAYELNFAGLSELNRFFKKMKGQSLAQYQKH from the coding sequence ATGAAAAGAACCATTACTTTAAACCTACCCTTCGGGGCAAAGGAAGTGATGAACCCAAAAGTAGAAATCAGCTATATCATGCGCAATACAGAGACATATTATTGGGAGTTTGACGGCAACCTGGTTGCCGAACAGACTTTCGATGGACGATATGCCTACCTTCATTATTTCGAATTTTGGATCAGTAAAGCAACTACTGTCACTTTTCGATCCCATGCACCAGATCTCCACCTGTGCTATCCGATTGAAATTGGCGAGCAGCCACTGATCATGCATGATGAGCTGCTTGATATCAAGTTAACCCTGAACCAAAATAGAGCATCTTATCTCTACCTAGCCGTTGCGGACTTTCACTTAGAGCTACCCATTGGACATTACATCGTGAGAGGCATCACACTCGATGCCGGTCTGTTCCGTCCCAACATTGCGCGGAGCTTTGAATTTGTTATGCCTCTAGTGGAGGCAAAGCGTACCGGCAATAGTATTTCGATGCAGAGTGTGGATTTCTTGATCGGCACATTAACGAAATACGAGCTCGATGCGATATTCCAGAATCTAAACCCCAAAGTGTTGGACAATGAGCATATTTTGATTCGGCACCAGATTTACTTGATCAAATTATCAAGACTCAAAATCATGATGGGAGACGGATCCATCAATACACCGCTTACTATTATCAAACATGTCCGGGAAATATTGAGACTCATTATTGACCAATACGGCAACAAAGCTCTTATCGGAGACCTCGCAGAAAGTGTACAGGTAGACCGCAGCCGGCTCTATAAACTTCATAAAGAATATTACCACTGCAGCCTGTCAACCTACCGCAATGAACTGCTGGTTGAAAGGATATTACGAGAATACGATCATTTTCACAATAACCTATCGGGTCTTGCCTATGAATTGAATTTCGCAGGGCTTAGTGAACTCAACCGTTTTTTCAAAAAGATGAAAGGACAATCCCTTGCGCAATATCAAAAACACTAA
- a CDS encoding MBL fold metallo-hydrolase: MKLQQIRNATMVVNYGGKKFLIDPMLSDKGTLPAFPHPASGDERDNPLVELPVSIDELLEDLDAVFLSHLHYDHYDDAAKKILPKHIKIYVQDAADKKEVESAGFTNVDVLTDGTEIDGIQLFQTQAQHGFGETLKLAGNVHGFVMKHIEEKILYFITDSVWYEGVQQELERHTPDIVVVNGGDNQFVGGGPLIMGKLDIKKVHETVPEATLVVSHMEGVNHNTLSRRELKQFLADENISEKVLVPDDGQFYEL, encoded by the coding sequence ATGAAATTACAACAAATTAGAAATGCAACAATGGTTGTTAATTATGGTGGTAAGAAATTTTTAATTGACCCTATGTTATCCGATAAAGGAACATTACCTGCTTTTCCACATCCCGCAAGTGGTGATGAGCGTGATAACCCTTTAGTAGAACTGCCAGTATCAATAGATGAGCTGTTAGAAGATCTGGATGCCGTATTTTTAAGTCACCTGCATTATGATCATTATGATGATGCTGCAAAAAAAATCCTACCTAAACATATAAAAATTTATGTTCAGGATGCTGCTGATAAAAAGGAAGTTGAATCTGCCGGTTTCACAAATGTTGATGTACTTACTGATGGAACTGAGATAGACGGAATTCAATTATTTCAGACCCAGGCCCAGCACGGATTTGGAGAAACATTAAAATTAGCAGGAAATGTACATGGATTTGTCATGAAGCACATTGAAGAAAAAATATTGTACTTCATTACAGATTCAGTTTGGTATGAAGGAGTACAGCAGGAACTTGAAAGACATACTCCTGACATTGTAGTTGTAAACGGAGGTGACAATCAGTTCGTTGGCGGTGGCCCATTGATCATGGGTAAACTAGATATCAAAAAGGTGCATGAGACTGTTCCTGAGGCAACTTTGGTGGTAAGCCATATGGAGGGTGTAAACCATAATACATTATCTCGAAGAGAATTAAAGCAGTTTCTTGCTGATGAAAATATCTCGGAGAAAGTATTGGTTCCAGATGATGGACAATTTTATGAGTTGTAG
- a CDS encoding helix-turn-helix domain-containing protein translates to MENMMGAFCAPRLLANTDLTVKEIAVQLGYDDQSYFVRFFKIQTEKSPIEFRKIQSKN, encoded by the coding sequence ATGGAAAATATGATGGGCGCATTTTGTGCCCCGCGATTGCTTGCCAATACAGATCTTACGGTAAAGGAGATTGCTGTCCAGCTTGGATATGATGACCAATCTTATTTTGTCCGTTTTTTTAAAATACAAACAGAAAAATCACCTATTGAATTTAGAAAAATACAAAGCAAAAACTAA
- a CDS encoding SDR family oxidoreductase: MRILVFGATGSQQFNVIGEAKKKGAEVFAATSSEKSFEKLTQAGATPVLANLNDAAKILEITQGIDAIAFMIPVSLPNPFDGLQYSKNVIDAAKANGVSKIVWNTSGWLESQKVGSPVDDVKLDVRDYLKNSGVDYVIIEPTIYMENMMGAFCAPFITNEKKLAYPTPEAMPIGWIASRDVSAFVVEAIYNVDLKADAFKISGMENLKGNDLATQFSKGVDEEIVYYPQKPNEFGDILKPFVGEAGAASVAAYYENLQNATEFPPKFNSKMNEILEKLPVEMTSLAQWAHDNKNYFIK, from the coding sequence ATGAGAATTTTAGTATTTGGAGCTACGGGCTCACAACAGTTCAATGTAATTGGCGAAGCGAAGAAAAAAGGTGCAGAAGTATTTGCTGCGACCAGTTCAGAAAAAAGTTTTGAAAAATTAACTCAAGCAGGTGCAACACCGGTATTGGCAAACCTGAATGACGCAGCCAAAATCCTAGAAATTACGCAAGGTATTGATGCTATTGCTTTTATGATTCCTGTTTCATTGCCGAATCCATTTGATGGTTTACAATATTCAAAAAATGTGATTGATGCAGCGAAAGCAAATGGAGTTAGTAAAATTGTTTGGAATACAAGTGGTTGGTTAGAGTCTCAAAAAGTAGGTTCTCCGGTAGATGACGTGAAATTGGATGTTCGAGATTATTTGAAAAATAGTGGAGTGGACTATGTTATCATCGAACCTACTATCTATATGGAAAATATGATGGGTGCATTTTGTGCACCGTTTATAACAAATGAGAAAAAATTGGCTTATCCTACTCCTGAGGCCATGCCAATTGGGTGGATTGCTTCTAGAGATGTGAGCGCTTTTGTCGTTGAAGCTATTTATAATGTTGATTTAAAAGCAGATGCTTTCAAAATCAGTGGTATGGAAAACCTAAAAGGGAATGATCTGGCGACGCAGTTTTCTAAGGGAGTAGATGAAGAAATTGTGTATTATCCTCAAAAACCTAATGAATTTGGTGATATATTAAAACCGTTTGTGGGAGAAGCAGGTGCAGCTAGTGTTGCAGCATATTACGAGAATCTTCAGAACGCAACTGAATTTCCACCTAAGTTTAATTCGAAAATGAATGAAATCTTGGAAAAACTTCCAGTGGAAATGACTTCGTTAGCGCAATGGGCTCATGATAATAAAAATTATTTCATTAAATAG
- a CDS encoding cysteine hydrolase family protein, with amino-acid sequence MSKALIIIDVQNDYFENGAMELVNPIPASENTKKLLEHFRKENLTVVHVQHVSPEGAPFFAPGTSGVEIHDNVKPLQGEKVITKHYPNSFRDTDLLAYLKENNVTELVITGMMTHMCVDAGTRAAFDFGFDCTVISDACATRDLEINGQHVKAADVHHAFLAALSFFYAKIQDTEEYLSA; translated from the coding sequence ATGAGTAAAGCTTTGATTATTATAGACGTTCAAAATGATTATTTTGAAAATGGTGCTATGGAATTGGTTAACCCTATTCCTGCTAGTGAAAATACAAAAAAATTGCTTGAGCACTTTAGAAAAGAGAACTTGACTGTAGTACATGTACAGCATGTATCTCCAGAAGGTGCACCATTTTTTGCACCTGGTACCAGTGGTGTTGAAATACACGATAATGTAAAGCCATTGCAAGGCGAAAAAGTAATTACCAAGCATTATCCAAATAGTTTTCGTGACACTGATCTGTTAGCATATCTGAAAGAGAACAATGTTACTGAACTTGTGATTACAGGTATGATGACCCATATGTGTGTAGATGCTGGTACTCGCGCTGCATTTGATTTTGGGTTTGATTGTACGGTGATCAGTGATGCCTGTGCAACTCGTGACCTAGAAATCAATGGTCAGCATGTAAAAGCTGCTGATGTACATCATGCTTTTCTAGCGGCATTGTCATTTTTCTATGCTAAAATTCAGGATACTGAAGAATATTTGTCAGCATAG
- a CDS encoding helix-turn-helix domain-containing protein, which translates to MKKWLLNILQCIQDIYQILKEIKALYNQFTIVTAHLQTIIRLIENYNQLAEEREKTVDTDQHQREIKLLDIGQVMKILNISESTYYRWVENGELQPRKKGKRHYYYLFDLQDQIAKCKLKGRL; encoded by the coding sequence ATGAAAAAATGGTTACTAAATATACTTCAATGTATTCAAGATATCTATCAAATTCTGAAAGAAATAAAAGCGCTCTATAATCAATTTACAATAGTTACTGCTCATCTACAAACAATTATCCGACTCATAGAAAACTATAATCAACTCGCAGAAGAACGTGAAAAAACAGTTGACACTGATCAGCACCAGCGAGAGATTAAACTGTTAGATATAGGACAGGTAATGAAGATACTAAATATATCAGAGTCAACTTATTACCGATGGGTGGAGAATGGAGAGCTTCAACCTAGGAAAAAAGGCAAGCGCCACTATTATTATTTATTTGATTTGCAGGATCAAATCGCAAAATGCAAGTTGAAAGGTCGGCTCTAG
- a CDS encoding nuclear transport factor 2 family protein, with the protein MEAKEVVASYFEALGKGELEKALSSFTPETRWCQPGDNKFAGLKNNLSEIIQMFQGIMSHTSGNMVVKPNGNMLESGNLIAVPVWFTAKTETKVMDLGGLDLFEVKDGKIIQVWTFSDDQSVDDDFFGK; encoded by the coding sequence ATGGAAGCGAAAGAAGTTGTTGCATCATACTTTGAGGCATTGGGCAAGGGTGAATTAGAAAAAGCACTTTCATCATTTACGCCAGAAACTAGATGGTGTCAGCCGGGAGACAATAAGTTTGCCGGATTGAAGAATAATCTCAGTGAAATTATCCAAATGTTTCAGGGCATAATGAGTCACACATCGGGGAATATGGTTGTGAAACCCAACGGAAATATGTTGGAAAGTGGAAATCTGATTGCAGTTCCAGTTTGGTTTACCGCAAAAACGGAAACTAAAGTTATGGATTTGGGCGGTCTTGACCTTTTCGAAGTAAAAGACGGAAAAATAATTCAGGTTTGGACATTTTCAGATGACCAGTCTGTGGATGATGATTTTTTTGGTAAGTGA
- a CDS encoding OsmC family peroxiredoxin: protein MKTSVKAVWQGSFKQGNGQLDIENSKLNSIAFKPSYAKNDGSFSNPEELLASAHASCYTMTLAYILGENGLSADTIETSISLVISNNVISNSNLTLQAKIPAIAEEQFQVFAQKAKEMCPVGNALKIDISLEAILLK from the coding sequence ATGAAAACAAGTGTTAAAGCCGTTTGGCAAGGAAGTTTTAAACAGGGAAACGGACAATTGGATATTGAAAATTCGAAATTGAATAGCATAGCATTTAAACCTTCTTACGCTAAAAATGATGGCAGTTTTAGCAATCCGGAAGAATTGCTGGCTTCTGCTCACGCTTCGTGTTATACAATGACATTGGCTTATATCCTCGGAGAAAACGGACTTTCTGCCGACACTATTGAGACAAGTATTTCGCTGGTGATAAGCAACAATGTTATCAGCAATTCCAATTTGACATTACAAGCTAAAATTCCTGCAATAGCTGAAGAACAGTTCCAAGTTTTTGCACAGAAAGCCAAGGAAATGTGTCCGGTCGGCAATGCTCTTAAGATTGATATTTCTTTAGAGGCTATACTGTTAAAATAA
- a CDS encoding VOC family protein, whose protein sequence is MKTRRNIGGWFEIYVEDIQRAMDFYQYVFDDVNFIDLSKGGSQMQMFEWEDHYPGAGGALVKMEFNKPSPNGTVIYFNCDDCAVQEARAREKGVEIVASKTQLPHFGFSALLRDSENNTIGLYSLK, encoded by the coding sequence ATGAAAACACGAAGAAATATTGGCGGCTGGTTTGAGATATATGTCGAAGATATCCAACGGGCGATGGATTTTTACCAGTATGTTTTTGATGATGTAAACTTTATTGACCTTTCAAAGGGGGGGAGCCAGATGCAGATGTTTGAATGGGAAGATCACTATCCCGGAGCAGGAGGTGCATTGGTAAAAATGGAGTTTAATAAACCTTCACCAAATGGAACTGTTATTTACTTTAATTGCGATGACTGTGCGGTCCAAGAGGCCAGAGCCCGTGAAAAAGGTGTGGAGATTGTCGCTTCAAAAACGCAACTTCCCCACTTTGGCTTTTCAGCGCTCTTGAGAGATAGTGAAAATAATACGATTGGACTTTACTCACTTAAGTAG
- a CDS encoding Crp/Fnr family transcriptional regulator, whose product MIDFFNSIIPLKEEEKDLIRQYFHLRFYKKRMYVLQEGDVCQYLNFVLSGCLRMYKDDENNNPHILLFATEGSWINDLDSYYEEKKSLLNIDVLENAELLQISRADIVKLYLSAPKFDRIFRILTEKNLVLLQNRMLENISLSAEDRYYNFLSNYPDLINRIPQVHIASYLGVSAEFISRLRSRRARNPLMGN is encoded by the coding sequence ATGATTGATTTTTTTAATTCAATCATTCCATTGAAGGAAGAAGAAAAGGATTTGATCCGGCAATACTTCCATTTGCGTTTCTATAAGAAGCGAATGTATGTACTTCAGGAAGGAGACGTCTGTCAGTATCTCAATTTTGTACTTTCCGGCTGTCTGCGGATGTATAAAGATGATGAAAATAACAATCCACATATCTTACTTTTTGCGACCGAAGGTTCTTGGATCAATGATTTGGATAGTTATTACGAAGAAAAAAAATCGTTGCTGAACATTGATGTTTTGGAAAATGCCGAATTACTCCAGATCAGTCGAGCGGATATTGTAAAGTTGTATCTCAGTGCACCTAAATTTGATAGGATTTTTAGAATTCTCACAGAGAAAAACCTTGTTCTCTTGCAAAATCGAATGTTGGAGAATATCAGTTTGTCTGCTGAGGACCGTTACTACAATTTTTTATCCAATTATCCCGACCTCATCAATAGAATACCGCAGGTACATATAGCATCTTATCTCGGTGTCTCAGCCGAATTTATAAGTCGCTTAAGAAGCCGAAGGGCTAGAAATCCTTTAATGGGAAATTGA
- a CDS encoding winged helix-turn-helix transcriptional regulator — MEKKLKSTAPCDERCPVRASLSLLAGKWTLMILFQINENTVRYGELKRTVTGISEKMLIQELNMLVENKLVIKKVYHQVPPKVEYTLTELGLKTLPIVDQLAQFGLENLV, encoded by the coding sequence ATGGAAAAAAAATTAAAATCAACTGCTCCTTGTGACGAGAGGTGCCCTGTAAGAGCGTCATTATCTCTGTTGGCTGGAAAATGGACACTGATGATCCTGTTTCAGATCAACGAAAATACAGTGCGGTATGGCGAACTAAAAAGAACAGTGACCGGCATCAGTGAAAAGATGCTCATTCAAGAATTAAATATGCTGGTTGAGAATAAATTGGTGATTAAAAAAGTATATCATCAAGTTCCTCCCAAAGTGGAATATACACTAACCGAATTAGGATTGAAAACCCTGCCCATAGTTGATCAACTGGCTCAATTTGGTCTGGAAAATTTAGTTTAA